The genomic region TAGCGGTAGAAGTCCTGGACTGCTTTTCAAAGCCGAGGGCTGGTCGGAATCCATGGTAACGCATTCTTATAACACAAATTACGTCACAACACAACGACTTAAAATAAGATACTAAAGAAAGTGACAGCTGTTCTCAGCCAGCTCAGCAGGAACAGGGGGAACGCTCCTCCGCATTCACACGCTCTGGAGCATTCCCCCTGTTCTCGAAATACGGTTTAGAAAGCTGCCACCCCAAGCCTTTAGGTGAGGGCGATATGGATCTGGTTGGGGGTGAAGCGGATGCGTCATGGCGAGCGAAGCGCGGTCATCTTTGAGGAACAAAGATCACCACGCCTCCTTGACAGCCGGCTCGTGACGACGACTGGGGAGCAAGTTGAAAGGGGGAACAACTGACAAATCCCACCCCCGGCCCGGACAAAAGAAGACCGAAGACGAAAGTTGCGCCGGTGCCCGCGGCCTCAATCTGCGTCTTCGGTCTCTGTTGTGCCTCTTGCTGTCTAATCCTTACGGCAACGGAAGGACATTGGAACTCACCGTACCATCGCTCACACTAAGATTATCTCCGGGAGATCCGCCTGAAATCGTAAACTCGGCCTGGCCTGTACTCAGGTCCACCGTAGCCGGGGCCGTCCCTGCGCCTGTCAGCGTAACATTGGCATTTCCCATGGCATGCTTGGCATTGACTTGGTTGGATCCGGACAAGTACCCGCAAGCATTCTTTTGGTAAACGATGACTCTGTAGGTTCCTCCGCCCTCACTGTGAATTTGCAGCTCAAGCCAATCATCCGTGCCCACCGCACCGCCGAAGTAATCCGTTTCTGGGATATTGTCGATCGCCACGACCTTATCCCCCAGGTAGTTGTTTGCGAGATCCTTAACTCCATCCGGGCTGTCGCCCTCAATCTCCACTTGGGCCCCCGGTGAGAGAGCATCGTTCAAGTGGAAGGTCATTTGGTCCGCATAGTAACACACCGTATGGATAGTCGCTCCGGCGACATTCCAGTTGGCATAGTCCATAATCGAATCAAGGTCCATATCCTCGTCAAAGAACACACGCACTTCGTACGGGGTCTCAGCTTCCGCACGCAAAACTCGCGGCGGTTCCTGATCCAAGGCCTGGAACATAACGTCATATTCCGAACTCATGACCGTACCATCCTGAAGCTTAATACGCGCAGTCTCGTATTCGGAGTTCTCAACATCAAACTCTGCAAAGCCATCGATGAAGGAAATTGTACTCGGAACAATGCGCACGCTCGGGCTGTTTGGATCATTGAGAATGATCCCATTCGCGGAACCGTTGTATCCGGAGAGTCGATGCCCCGAGCCGTCCCCTGCATAAGCATAGATGTGTACCCGCCCACCTGTGGTTTCAATGAGCGTACCGCTCTGGCTGCGGGATTCCAGAATATACTCTTCGACGTCGGCGATCCGGATATTCACCGTATTCGAAGTCTGGGACCCATTGTCCACATCAAGGGTGTAGTCCCCTGCCGTCACCGGGTCCATCTCCAGAATCACCTCTCCGTCGTCTGCAAGAACAAAGTTATACTGGCCTCCACCCAAGGCCCCATTCGCGTCCACCGGATTCCAAAGCACAGCAGCAGGACCCGAATCATTCAGATTGATGGTACCGGTGTAGTCTGTGATAACCCGGCCAAATGAATCCAGGGCACTGATCACAACCGGCAATCCTGTTAGATCCCCTCCTGCATCTGCCGCGACCCCAAAACGATCCAGGGCTTGTCCTCCGGCATCTGCAGCCGGGACAAAGGTGATCGTGGCTGTAACTCCATAGCCCACCACACTGAGATCCACTTCCTCCGGCTCTTTGTCGGAAATCGTAAAGTAGCCCGCACCATTGGCTATCTCCAAGTTATACTGACGGCCGGAAACGCGGTCATCCAAAGACAAAATAGTGCTATCCGAATCCAATCCGCCATTCTCACTGACTTCCAAGACCACCGACGCATCGAAACTACTGACCCTTGCATTTCCAATGTCCTGCGCCTCCACCAAGACCAACACACTCGCACTCGGCCCCTCGCCAACCGGCACAGTGGTGCTCGTAGGATACACACCAAAATGATCTACGGCCCCAATGCCCATTGTAGCCACTGCATCCAAGATGGAACTGCTCGGGGATTCATTGCCATGATCGTCCTCAGCCCGGACCTGGAAGTAATAACGCTGTCCCCCGGTCAATCCGCTTACGAGGTAACCGGCACCGGCACTCGTCGTAATGACACTGGCGCTGCCCGGAATATCCGCGGGATTGGTGGAGTAGTAAATGTTGTACTCGACCGAAGTATCTTCATCCACAGCCGGATTCCAAGACAAGAGAACCTGACCGCCCGAAGCCCCGGACTTCGCAGACTTCAAGCCGGAGAAGGTCGGGGCCAAGTCATCCATAAAGTCCTTCACAGCCAGCGGCACCTGTCCCGTGACCACCCGGGGATCATCAACGAAGACAAAAATGACATCAACGGCCTTGTTCGGGACAAAGGAGCTATTCCAGCTTGTTCCGCTCCCGGAACTCAATTCAAGATAAGTCGCACTCATATCCGTATACTCGATCTCAGCCCAGGGCGCATGAGCCAGGGCAGAGTCTGCCGTAAAGTAAACAGTCAGGTTCGATCCCAATTGCGGCGCAGCCGGACTCGTGGTAATGGTCCCGCTTTGCGCCAAGACCGGCACTTCAATAAACACATCGGCCTGAGCTTCCTCAGGATCCCGGAAGCCGTCCAAGTCCCCGTCATTCCACACCCTGAGCATGCCTTCGTATTCACCGGCACCCTGGCTGCCCGGCACATTGACCGTGACCGTGAAACTCATCTGCTGCCCTGCGCTGAGCACCTTGGTCTCGCCCAAAGACCACGAGGGACTAAAGCTGAAGTTGCTGTCAAAAAGATCCTCGACAACGTTCTGGATATTCTCCATCCACAGACTCTCGCGCTTCACATAATCCATGGTCCCCGTGCCACCGTTGCGAATCGTCACCGTAAAGTGATCGCTGCTTCCGGGTTCAATAACAGGCACCGAAATCATGCTCTCAACAATGTCAAGCACCGTCCCCCCCGCACCCCCACCTGCGGTACCGGATTTCTCTTCGGAGTTGTTTCCCTCGTCTCCCAAAGCATCATAGGCGCGAATCATGAAGTAGTACGTAACGCCTTCAGAGAGATTGTTAATGTCTT from Candidatus Omnitrophota bacterium harbors:
- a CDS encoding fibronectin type III domain-containing protein, with product WPANWTGLYDVVLSLAAGDMMNGLQEIEVYDNYNNWLNDVQVIMEGGTVVGFNLNVSQSGSGHVDLYWDSVAGADHYVVYYGTSTAYSGTEAAEGSSGFSVGNLLSYDLTSLPNYTPLYFMVEAQNASYTVIGESTEEVFTIDPGPLPAPTGFQVVDPSIFQTLRLNWNTVPDASGYMIYFGNQSGNYNHTDSPVDITNGAMNFEDINNLSEGVTYYFMIRAYDALGDEGNNSEEKSGTAGGGAGGTVLDIVESMISVPVIEPGSSDHFTVTIRNGGTGTMDYVKRESLWMENIQNVVEDLFDSNFSFSPSWSLGETKVLSAGQQMSFTVTVNVPGSQGAGEYEGMLRVWNDGDLDGFRDPEEAQADVFIEVPVLAQSGTITTSPAAPQLGSNLTVYFTADSALAHAPWAEIEYTDMSATYLELSSGSGTSWNSSFVPNKAVDVIFVFVDDPRVVTGQVPLAVKDFMDDLAPTFSGLKSAKSGASGGQVLLSWNPAVDEDTSVEYNIYYSTNPADIPGSASVITTSAGAGYLVSGLTGGQRYYFQVRAEDDHGNESPSSSILDAVATMGIGAVDHFGVYPTSTTVPVGEGPSASVLVLVEAQDIGNARVSSFDASVVLEVSENGGLDSDSTILSLDDRVSGRQYNLEIANGAGYFTISDKEPEEVDLSVVGYGVTATITFVPAADAGGQALDRFGVAADAGGDLTGLPVVISALDSFGRVITDYTGTINLNDSGPAAVLWNPVDANGALGGGQYNFVLADDGEVILEMDPVTAGDYTLDVDNGSQTSNTVNIRIADVEEYILESRSQSGTLIETTGGRVHIYAYAGDGSGHRLSGYNGSANGIILNDPNSPSVRIVPSTISFIDGFAEFDVENSEYETARIKLQDGTVMSSEYDVMFQALDQEPPRVLRAEAETPYEVRVFFDEDMDLDSIMDYANWNVAGATIHTVCYYADQMTFHLNDALSPGAQVEIEGDSPDGVKDLANNYLGDKVVAIDNIPETDYFGGAVGTDDWLELQIHSEGGGTYRVIVYQKNACGYLSGSNQVNAKHAMGNANVTLTGAGTAPATVDLSTGQAEFTISGGSPGDNLSVSDGTVSSNVLPLP